A window of the Diabrotica undecimpunctata isolate CICGRU chromosome 1, icDiaUnde3, whole genome shotgun sequence genome harbors these coding sequences:
- the LOC140448238 gene encoding ankyrin repeat domain-containing protein 16-like, whose translation MDVNSNLLALAIRRGDYTEVASLLDKGLDVNGADSEGYRPLHEAVKGGYLDIVELLLQRSANVNLSTSRFLITPLHLAAIFGHVEVVKLLITYGTSLETNCKIGLPPNRRSALSYTSYGRREVSHILQNESKYDGIQCNFTTPLILAADCGNNEVVELLIQCGADVKKTNDDGCTVLHIASGYGDTEIVSLLLQKELDLDAKINSCGSTPLHLASNNGSKVMDLLLHEGANPMARDRSDKRPLDIVCDILNVRISGLLLGCPYRTKWFEHNAELLIKFMLLFSKDIEMKNLEYWAYDFCYGFKRKYEKIIEQMEACLIENTTVSLYMFLQALYDEKKLLKFLSNHQLRQEVKHIDKYIVKYKLYSSIVSMVTKKVQEGIRRLDLLEKADTAMKMFAPNLVFDCRQIIINFLSNDDLSSLTESVKSL comes from the coding sequence ATGGATGTTAACAGTAATCTACTGGCTTTGGCAATACGCCGTGGTGACTATACTGAAGTTGCAAGTTTGTTAGATAAAGGTCTAGACGTGAATGGTGCAGATTCCGAGGGATATAGACCTTTGCACGAAGCTGTAAAAGGCGGATATTTAGATATAGTGGAATTGTTATTACAAAGATCAGCCAACGTGAACTTGTCTACTTCACGGTTTTTAATTACACCTCTGCATCTAGCAGCCATATTTGGTCATGTCGAAGTGGTAAAATTATTGATCACATATGGTACATCATTAGAAACTAATTGTAAAATTGGTTTACCACCAAACCGCAGGTCAGCACTAAGCTATACTAGTTATGGTCGTCGTGAGGTCAGTCATATTTTACAAAATGAATCGAAATACGATGGTATTCAGTGTAACTTTACGACACCTCTAATATTAGCGGCGGATTGTGGCAACAACGAAGTTGTCGAGTTATTAATCCAATGCGGAGCTGATGTGAAAAAAACTAATGATGATGGGTGTACTGTTTTGCATATAGCTTCTGGATATGGGGATACAGAAATAGTTAGCCTCTTACTTCAAAAAGAGCTAGACCTTGATGCTAAAATTAATTCATGTGGTAGTACTCCTTTACATTTAGCATCGAATAATGGAAGTAAAGTGATGGATCTTTTATTGCATGAAGGAGCTAATCCAATGGCAAGAGATAGAAGTGACAAAAGGCCATTGGATATTGTTTGTGACATTCTTAACGTAAGAATTTCCGGACTTTTACTTGGTTGTCCCTACAGAACAAAATGGTTTGAGCATAATGCGgaacttttaataaaatttatgttgTTATTTagtaaagatatagaaatgaaaaacCTGGAATACTGGGCTTATGACTTCTGTTAcggatttaaaagaaaatatgaaaaaattatagaacaaaTGGAAGCCTGTCTTATAGAAAATACCACAGTTTCTTTGTATATGTTTCTGCAGGCCTTATATGATGAAAAGAAACTATTAAAGTTCCTATCCAACCACCAATTACGCCAAGAAGTCAAACATATTGataaatatattgtaaaatacaagttatattcaaGCATTGTATCAATGGTCACGAAGAAAGTACAAGAGGGTATAAGAAGATTGGATTTGCTGGAAAAGGCTGATACTGCAATGAAAATGTTTGCCCCTAACCTAGTATTTGATTGTCgacaaataattataaattttttaagtaATGATGATCTTTCCAGTCTCACAGAATCTGTAAAGTCTCTataa